In Oceanobacillus sp. FSL K6-2867, one DNA window encodes the following:
- a CDS encoding aldehyde dehydrogenase family protein: MQATNYNLKPKVQEFLKGIKGLYINGEYVPAINGKTFDVVNPANEEVITEVSEAQEEDINVAVAAARKAFDEGEWTKMEAAERSHLIYKFADLLEENREELAQLESLDNGKPYMIALEDDIDGTIQHFRYYAGWATKIFGKTTQISKDYVTYTVHEPVGLVGQIIPWNFPLAMAGWKLGSALAVGCTIVIKPATETPLSLLYVGELFKKAGFPDGVVNIVPGTGSIAGEAIITHKDVDKVAFTGSTAVGKEVMKKAADQIKGITLELGGKSPAIILDDANLEEAIEGAFNGTMYNHGQNCSACTRVFVQRNIYDRVVAALAERAKALKLGDGMNPETEMGPLVSAKQHQTVLNYIEQGKKEGALLVAGGEKAFEKGYFVQPTIFADVEDHMVIAHEEIFGPVMSVFVFDTIEEVIKRANDSDYGLAASVWTENIKKAHYISGKLQSGTVWINDFGLEWETMPFGGYKQSGIGREMGGEYGLQNYTEVKSVFVNIKQDN; the protein is encoded by the coding sequence ATGCAAGCGACAAACTATAATTTGAAACCGAAAGTACAAGAATTTTTGAAAGGAATCAAAGGATTATATATCAATGGGGAGTATGTGCCAGCAATTAATGGAAAAACGTTTGATGTTGTTAATCCTGCCAATGAAGAGGTCATCACAGAAGTAAGTGAAGCGCAGGAGGAAGATATTAACGTGGCCGTAGCTGCAGCAAGAAAAGCATTTGATGAAGGCGAATGGACAAAAATGGAGGCAGCTGAACGCTCCCATCTAATCTATAAGTTTGCGGATCTTTTAGAAGAAAATAGAGAAGAACTTGCACAGCTGGAATCATTGGATAACGGAAAGCCCTACATGATTGCTTTGGAAGATGATATTGATGGAACGATTCAGCATTTTAGATATTATGCTGGATGGGCAACGAAGATATTTGGCAAAACCACTCAAATTTCCAAGGATTATGTAACCTATACGGTACACGAACCCGTTGGATTGGTAGGTCAAATTATTCCTTGGAATTTTCCGCTTGCCATGGCAGGGTGGAAGCTCGGGTCTGCACTTGCTGTTGGCTGTACGATTGTTATTAAGCCAGCAACTGAAACACCGTTATCTCTTCTCTATGTAGGCGAGCTGTTTAAAAAGGCTGGATTTCCAGATGGAGTTGTGAATATTGTTCCTGGAACAGGAAGTATAGCGGGAGAAGCAATCATTACGCATAAAGACGTGGATAAGGTAGCATTCACTGGCTCAACAGCTGTCGGAAAAGAAGTCATGAAAAAAGCTGCAGACCAAATTAAAGGCATTACGCTCGAACTTGGCGGAAAATCGCCAGCGATTATTTTAGATGATGCCAATCTTGAGGAAGCAATTGAAGGGGCATTTAACGGAACGATGTACAATCATGGACAAAACTGCAGTGCTTGTACGCGTGTATTTGTACAGCGAAATATTTATGACCGTGTCGTAGCAGCATTGGCAGAGCGGGCAAAAGCACTGAAGCTAGGTGACGGAATGAACCCTGAAACGGAAATGGGTCCACTTGTTTCAGCTAAGCAGCATCAAACGGTTCTTAACTATATTGAACAAGGCAAAAAAGAAGGGGCACTTCTTGTGGCAGGTGGCGAGAAAGCTTTTGAAAAAGGATATTTTGTACAGCCAACCATTTTTGCTGATGTAGAAGATCACATGGTAATTGCCCATGAGGAAATCTTTGGTCCGGTTATGTCCGTTTTCGTTTTTGATACGATTGAAGAAGTAATTAAGCGTGCAAATGATAGTGATTACGGCTTGGCTGCAAGTGTTTGGACAGAAAATATCAAAAAAGCTCACTATATTTCAGGGAAGCTTCAATCAGGTACAGTTTGGATTAATGATTTTGGCCTTGAATGGGAAACAATGCCTTTTGGCGGCTACAAACAATCAGGAATTGGCAGAGAAATGGGTGGAGAGTATGGATTACAAAACTATACGGAAGTGAAAAGTGTGTTTGTTAACATCAAACAGGATAACTAG